One Pseudomonas rhizophila DNA window includes the following coding sequences:
- the lpxA gene encoding acyl-ACP--UDP-N-acetylglucosamine O-acyltransferase produces MSLIDPRAIIDPAAVLAADVEVGPWSIIGPGVEIGEGTVIGPHVILKGPTRIGRHNRIYQFSSVGEDTPDLKYKGEETRLVIGDHNVIREGVTIHRGTVQDRSETTLGNHNLIMAYAHIGHDSVIGNHCILVNNTALAGHVHVDDWAILSGFTLVHQYCHIGAHSFSGMGTAIGKDVPAYVTVFGNPAEARSMNFEGMRRRGFSEEAITALRRAYKVVYRQGLTVEQALVELAEASAQFPEVAIFRDSIQSSTRGITR; encoded by the coding sequence ATGAGTTTGATTGACCCTCGCGCAATCATCGATCCGGCGGCAGTCCTGGCCGCCGATGTCGAGGTCGGCCCATGGTCGATCATCGGCCCAGGTGTGGAAATCGGCGAGGGTACGGTGATCGGGCCCCATGTAATTCTCAAGGGTCCGACCCGGATCGGTCGGCACAACCGCATCTACCAGTTTTCTTCGGTAGGCGAGGACACGCCCGATCTCAAGTACAAAGGTGAAGAAACCCGGCTGGTCATTGGCGATCACAACGTGATCCGCGAAGGCGTGACGATTCACCGTGGCACCGTTCAGGATCGTTCCGAAACGACTCTGGGCAACCATAACCTGATCATGGCCTACGCCCATATCGGTCATGACAGCGTCATTGGCAACCATTGCATCCTGGTCAACAACACCGCGTTGGCTGGCCACGTGCATGTGGACGACTGGGCGATCCTGTCCGGTTTCACCTTGGTCCATCAATATTGTCATATCGGCGCCCACAGCTTCTCGGGCATGGGCACCGCCATCGGCAAGGACGTACCGGCCTATGTCACTGTGTTCGGTAACCCGGCCGAAGCCCGCAGTATGAATTTCGAAGGCATGCGCCGTCGTGGTTTCAGCGAAGAGGCGATCACGGCATTGCGGCGCGCCTACAAGGTTGTGTACCGCCAGGGGTTGACCGTCGAACAGGCCCTTGTCGAGTTGGCCGAGGCTTCGGCGCAGTTCCCGGAAGTCGCGATATTCCGTGACTCCATCCAGTCCTCGACTCGCGGCATCACTCGCTAA
- the lpxD gene encoding UDP-3-O-(3-hydroxymyristoyl)glucosamine N-acyltransferase encodes MTATIKLGQLAEFLGATLRGDPEKVITGLATLQEAGPAQLSFLANPQYRKYLADSRAAALLLKPADADGFAGDALIVPDPYLAYARISHLFDPKPKSAPGIHPSAVIAADAVVDPTASIGPFVVIESAARVGPGVTLGAHCFIGARCEIGEGGWLAPRVTLYHDVRIGKRVVIQSGAVLGGEGFGFAKEKGIWQKIAQIGGVTIGDDVEIGVNTAIDRGALSDTVIGNGVKLDNQIQIAHNVQVGDHTAMAACVGISGSTRIGKHCMLAGGVGLVGHIDICDNVFLTGMTMVTHSITEPGAYSSGTAMQPAAEWRKSAARIRQLDDIARRLRQLEKRVGDVTPDGNASSDG; translated from the coding sequence ATGACAGCGACTATCAAGCTCGGCCAACTGGCTGAGTTCCTCGGCGCCACCCTGCGTGGCGACCCGGAGAAGGTCATCACTGGGCTAGCCACTTTGCAAGAGGCTGGCCCAGCTCAGTTGAGCTTCCTGGCAAATCCTCAATATCGCAAATACCTGGCCGACAGCCGGGCCGCAGCGCTGTTGCTCAAGCCTGCCGATGCTGACGGGTTCGCGGGCGATGCGCTGATCGTGCCGGATCCCTATCTGGCGTATGCGCGGATTTCCCACCTGTTCGACCCCAAGCCCAAGTCGGCCCCCGGCATTCATCCCAGCGCGGTCATCGCGGCGGATGCGGTGGTTGATCCCACGGCCAGCATCGGTCCTTTTGTCGTCATTGAAAGCGCCGCCCGGGTCGGCCCGGGCGTCACGCTGGGCGCCCATTGCTTCATCGGTGCGCGCTGCGAGATCGGTGAGGGTGGCTGGCTTGCTCCGCGGGTCACGTTGTATCACGACGTGCGTATCGGAAAGCGGGTGGTGATCCAGTCGGGTGCGGTACTGGGCGGTGAAGGTTTCGGTTTTGCCAAGGAGAAGGGGATCTGGCAAAAGATCGCCCAGATCGGCGGCGTGACCATCGGTGATGACGTGGAAATCGGCGTCAACACCGCGATCGACCGGGGCGCCCTGTCTGATACGGTCATCGGCAATGGCGTCAAGCTCGACAACCAGATTCAGATCGCCCACAACGTCCAGGTCGGTGATCACACCGCCATGGCCGCCTGCGTAGGCATTTCCGGCAGCACCCGGATCGGCAAGCATTGCATGCTCGCCGGTGGCGTGGGGCTGGTGGGGCACATTGATATTTGTGACAACGTATTCCTCACCGGAATGACCATGGTGACCCATTCGATCACCGAGCCGGGTGCTTATTCTTCCGGCACGGCGATGCAACCGGCGGCCGAATGGCGCAAGAGCGCGGCCCGAATCCGCCAGCTCGATGACATCGCGCGGCGTTTGCGTCAGTTGGAAAAGCGTGTAGGGGACGTGACCCCTGACGGTAATGCTTCATCAGATGGCTGA
- the rnhB gene encoding ribonuclease HII, whose amino-acid sequence MQMGLDFNLVAEVEELVAGVDEVGRGPLCGAVVTAAVILDPNRPILGLNDSKKLTEARREKLYDEICEKALSWCIARAEVEEIDELNILHATMLAMQRAVEGLHITPKLAMIDGNRCPKLSMRAEAVVQGDGKVPAIAAASILAKVSRDREMSAFELIYPGYGIGGHKGYPTPVHLEALARLGPTPIHRRSFAPVRLAYEAREGLIVSHQTAVS is encoded by the coding sequence TTGCAGATGGGCCTGGACTTCAATCTGGTGGCTGAAGTTGAAGAACTGGTGGCCGGTGTTGATGAGGTCGGTCGTGGTCCGTTGTGCGGCGCAGTGGTGACGGCAGCGGTGATTCTCGATCCAAACCGGCCCATTCTGGGCCTCAACGACTCCAAGAAGCTCACCGAAGCCCGTCGCGAAAAGCTCTACGACGAAATCTGTGAGAAAGCCCTGAGCTGGTGCATTGCACGGGCTGAAGTGGAAGAGATCGACGAACTGAATATCCTGCACGCCACCATGCTTGCGATGCAGCGTGCCGTGGAAGGCCTGCACATCACCCCGAAACTGGCGATGATCGATGGCAATCGGTGCCCGAAGCTGTCTATGCGCGCCGAAGCAGTCGTTCAGGGGGACGGCAAGGTGCCGGCCATTGCGGCGGCATCGATTCTGGCCAAGGTCAGCCGTGATCGGGAAATGAGCGCCTTTGAATTGATTTACCCGGGCTACGGCATCGGCGGCCACAAGGGCTACCCGACACCCGTTCATCTGGAAGCGCTGGCGCGCCTTGGGCCAACGCCGATCCATCGGCGCTCGTTCGCGCCGGTGCGGCTGGCTTATGAAGCCCGTGAGGGTTTGATCGTAAGTCATCAGACTGCGGTCTCTTGA
- the bamA gene encoding outer membrane protein assembly factor BamA gives MKRLLLTAVLTVLMIAEVHAESFTISDIRVNGLQRVSAGSVFGALPLNVGEQADDRRLVESTRALFKTGFFQDIQLGRDGNVLVITVVERPSVASIEIEGNKAISTEDLMKGLKQSGLAEGEIFQRATLEGVRNELQRQYVAQGRYSATVDTEVVPQPRNRVGLKVNINEGTVAAIQHINVVGNTVFPDEDLIDLFELKTTNWLSFFKNDDKYAREKLSGDLERLRSYYLDRGYINMDIASTQVSITPDKKHVYITVNVNEGDKYTVRDVKLSGDLKVPEDQVTSLLLVQKGQVFSRKLMTTTSELITRRLGNEGYTFANVNGVPQPHDEDHTVDITFAVDPGKRAYVNRINFRGNTKSEDEVLRREMRQMEGGWASTYLIDQSKTRLERLGFFKEVNVETPAVPGVDDQVDVNYSVEEQASGSITASVGFAQSAGLILGGSITQNNFLGTGNRVSVGLTRSEYQTRYNFGFVDPYWTADGVSLGYNAFYRTTDYDELDSDISSYAVDSLGAGVNVGYPISETSRLTFGLTAQQDEISTGRYTVDEIFDFVEKEGDKYLNFKASVGWSESTLNKGVLATRGRSQSLVLETTTPGSDLSFFKLDYRGQLFQPLSDNYTMRLHTELGYGDGYGSTDGLPFYENYYAGGFNSVRGFKDSTLGPRSTPSRGTNPGTIRDPDQDPLPFGGNVLIQGGVELLFPMPFVKDQRSLRTSVFWDVGNVFDSSCEDTTNADGTRSNTKCNDISLSNMASSVGVGVTWVTALGPLSFALAMPIKKPDDAETQVFQFSLGQTF, from the coding sequence ATGAAACGTCTGCTGCTAACTGCGGTTCTCACCGTATTGATGATCGCCGAAGTTCACGCCGAGTCCTTCACTATCTCTGATATTCGCGTCAATGGCCTCCAGCGGGTCTCCGCGGGTAGTGTCTTTGGTGCCTTGCCGTTAAACGTCGGCGAGCAGGCGGATGATCGGCGTCTGGTGGAATCCACTCGCGCGCTGTTCAAAACCGGCTTCTTTCAGGATATCCAGCTGGGTCGTGATGGCAATGTACTGGTCATCACGGTAGTTGAGCGTCCATCGGTTGCCAGTATCGAGATCGAAGGCAACAAGGCGATCTCCACTGAAGACCTGATGAAGGGCCTCAAACAGTCCGGTCTGGCCGAAGGCGAGATCTTCCAGCGCGCCACCCTCGAAGGTGTTCGTAACGAGCTGCAACGCCAGTACGTTGCCCAGGGCCGTTACTCGGCCACCGTCGACACCGAAGTGGTGCCGCAGCCGCGCAACCGCGTAGGCCTGAAGGTCAACATCAATGAAGGCACCGTGGCCGCGATCCAGCACATCAACGTGGTGGGCAACACCGTTTTCCCTGATGAAGACCTGATCGACCTGTTCGAACTCAAGACCACCAACTGGCTGTCATTCTTCAAGAACGACGACAAGTACGCCCGTGAAAAGCTCTCCGGTGACCTGGAGCGTCTGCGTTCCTACTACCTGGACCGCGGCTACATCAACATGGACATCGCTTCGACCCAGGTGTCCATCACTCCGGACAAGAAGCACGTCTACATCACCGTGAACGTCAACGAAGGCGACAAGTACACCGTTCGTGACGTCAAGCTCAGCGGCGACCTGAAGGTGCCTGAAGACCAGGTCACCTCTCTGCTGCTGGTGCAGAAGGGCCAGGTGTTCTCGCGCAAGCTGATGACCACCACTTCCGAGCTGATCACCCGTCGTCTGGGCAACGAGGGCTACACCTTCGCCAACGTCAACGGCGTGCCGCAACCGCACGATGAAGACCATACCGTCGACATCACCTTCGCCGTGGATCCGGGCAAGCGCGCCTACGTCAACCGCATCAACTTCCGTGGCAACACCAAGTCCGAAGACGAGGTGCTGCGCCGTGAAATGCGCCAGATGGAAGGTGGCTGGGCGTCGACCTACCTGATCGACCAGTCCAAGACCCGTCTGGAGCGCCTGGGCTTCTTCAAGGAAGTCAACGTCGAGACGCCGGCAGTACCGGGCGTCGATGACCAGGTCGATGTGAACTACAGCGTTGAAGAGCAGGCGTCCGGCTCGATCACCGCCAGCGTCGGTTTCGCCCAGAGCGCCGGCCTGATCCTCGGTGGTTCGATCACCCAGAACAACTTCCTGGGTACCGGTAACCGGGTCAGCGTTGGCTTGACCCGCAGCGAATACCAGACCCGCTACAACTTCGGTTTTGTCGACCCCTACTGGACTGCTGACGGTGTGAGCCTGGGCTACAACGCCTTCTATCGCACCACTGACTATGATGAGCTCGACTCCGACATCTCCAGCTATGCCGTGGACAGCCTGGGTGCAGGCGTCAACGTGGGTTATCCAATCAGCGAGACTTCGCGTCTGACGTTCGGTCTCACCGCCCAGCAGGACGAGATCAGCACCGGGCGTTATACCGTTGACGAGATTTTTGACTTCGTTGAAAAGGAAGGCGACAAGTACCTGAACTTCAAGGCGTCTGTCGGTTGGTCGGAATCGACCCTGAACAAAGGTGTGCTGGCGACCCGCGGTCGTTCCCAGAGCCTGGTATTGGAAACTACCACCCCTGGCAGCGACCTCTCGTTCTTCAAGCTCGACTATCGTGGCCAACTGTTCCAGCCGCTGTCTGATAATTACACCATGCGCCTGCACACTGAGCTGGGTTATGGCGACGGTTATGGTTCCACCGACGGCTTGCCGTTCTACGAGAACTACTATGCCGGCGGTTTCAACTCGGTCCGTGGCTTCAAGGACAGCACTCTTGGTCCGCGCAGTACGCCGAGCCGGGGCACCAACCCGGGAACCATACGTGATCCGGACCAGGATCCGCTGCCGTTCGGTGGTAATGTCCTGATCCAGGGCGGTGTCGAGCTGTTGTTCCCGATGCCGTTCGTCAAGGATCAGCGCTCCTTGCGTACCTCGGTATTCTGGGACGTGGGTAACGTATTCGACTCTTCGTGCGAGGACACCACCAACGCCGACGGCACCAGGTCCAATACCAAGTGCAACGACATCAGCCTGAGCAACATGGCAAGTTCCGTGGGCGTGGGTGTGACCTGGGTCACCGCGCTCGGTCCTTTGAGCTTCGCCCTGGCGATGCCGATCAAGAAACCGGATGACGCTGAAACCCAAGTGTTCCAATTCTCCCTCGGCCAGACGTTCTAA
- the fabZ gene encoding 3-hydroxyacyl-ACP dehydratase FabZ: MMDINEIREYLPHRYPFLLVDRVVELDVEGKRIRAYKNVSINEPFFNGHFPAHPIMPGVLIIEAMAQAAGILGFKMLDVKPADGTLYYFVGSDKLRFRQPVTPGDQLILEATFISCKRQIWKFECQASVDGKPVCSAEIICAERKL; this comes from the coding sequence ATGATGGACATCAACGAGATTCGCGAATACCTGCCTCACCGTTACCCGTTCCTGCTGGTGGACCGGGTGGTGGAACTTGACGTTGAAGGCAAGCGGATTCGCGCCTACAAGAATGTCAGCATCAACGAACCGTTCTTCAATGGTCACTTTCCCGCGCATCCAATCATGCCCGGCGTGCTGATCATCGAGGCAATGGCTCAGGCTGCCGGGATCCTTGGTTTCAAAATGCTCGACGTGAAGCCTGCCGACGGCACGCTTTACTACTTCGTGGGCTCCGACAAGCTGCGTTTTCGCCAGCCGGTCACCCCGGGCGATCAGCTGATCCTCGAAGCCACATTCATCAGTTGCAAGCGCCAGATCTGGAAGTTCGAATGCCAGGCTTCGGTCGACGGCAAGCCAGTCTGCTCCGCTGAAATCATCTGTGCGGAACGCAAACTATGA
- the rseP gene encoding RIP metalloprotease RseP codes for MSALYMIVGTLVALGVLVTFHEFGHFWVARRCGVKVLRFSVGFGMPLLRWHDKKGTEFVVAAIPLGGYVKMLDEREGEVPADQVDQSFNRKTVRQRIAIVAAGPIANFLLAMVFFWALAMLGSEQVRPVIGGVEAGSVAARAGLGVGQEIVAIDGEPTSGWAAVNLQLVRRLGESGSLQLMVREQGSTVDSPRELILDNWLKGADEPDPIRSLGIKPWRPALPPILAELDPKGPAQAAGLKTGDRLLALDGLPVSDWQQVVDSVRVRPDSKIVLRVERDGAPIDVPVTLGVRGESKAPTGYLGAGVKAVDWPPEMIREVSFGPLAAIGEGARRTWTMSILTLDSLKKMLFGELSVKNLSGPITIAKVAGASAQSGVADFLNFLAYLSISLGVLNLLPIPVLDGGHLLFYLIEWARGRPLSDRVQGWGIQIGISLVVGVMLLALVNDLGRL; via the coding sequence ATGAGCGCGCTCTATATGATTGTCGGCACCCTGGTTGCATTGGGGGTGTTGGTCACTTTTCACGAATTCGGTCATTTCTGGGTCGCGCGGCGCTGTGGCGTCAAGGTTCTGCGTTTTTCCGTCGGTTTCGGCATGCCGCTGCTGCGCTGGCATGACAAAAAGGGCACCGAATTCGTTGTGGCAGCCATTCCGCTGGGCGGCTACGTGAAGATGCTTGACGAGCGCGAAGGTGAAGTGCCGGCCGATCAGGTCGACCAATCCTTCAATCGCAAGACCGTCCGTCAGCGTATTGCCATCGTGGCGGCGGGGCCGATAGCCAACTTTTTGCTGGCCATGGTTTTTTTCTGGGCCCTGGCCATGCTGGGCAGCGAGCAGGTGCGTCCGGTCATCGGTGGGGTGGAGGCCGGCAGCGTCGCCGCCCGTGCCGGGCTGGGTGTCGGGCAGGAAATCGTTGCCATCGATGGGGAGCCGACATCGGGCTGGGCGGCGGTCAACCTGCAACTGGTGCGTCGCCTGGGTGAGAGCGGTTCGTTGCAATTGATGGTGCGCGAGCAGGGTTCCACGGTGGATTCGCCTCGCGAACTGATCCTGGACAACTGGCTCAAGGGCGCCGACGAGCCGGATCCGATCCGTTCCCTGGGGATCAAGCCATGGCGTCCGGCCTTGCCGCCGATACTCGCCGAACTCGATCCGAAAGGCCCGGCCCAGGCTGCAGGCCTGAAGACCGGTGATCGGCTGCTGGCGCTCGATGGCCTGCCGGTCAGTGACTGGCAGCAGGTGGTCGATTCGGTTCGTGTACGTCCGGATAGCAAGATAGTGCTGCGCGTCGAGCGCGATGGTGCGCCGATCGACGTCCCGGTAACCCTGGGCGTCCGTGGCGAGAGCAAGGCGCCGACCGGCTATCTGGGTGCCGGCGTCAAGGCTGTCGACTGGCCGCCGGAAATGATCCGCGAGGTCAGTTTCGGCCCTTTGGCGGCGATTGGCGAGGGCGCGCGTCGTACCTGGACCATGAGCATCCTGACCCTCGATTCGCTCAAGAAAATGTTGTTCGGCGAGCTCTCGGTAAAAAACTTGAGTGGACCGATAACCATTGCTAAAGTGGCGGGCGCTTCTGCCCAGTCGGGCGTCGCTGATTTCCTGAATTTCCTTGCTTATCTGAGCATTAGCCTGGGGGTTCTGAATTTGCTGCCCATTCCGGTACTGGATGGGGGGCATTTGTTGTTTTATCTGATCGAGTGGGCGCGTGGTCGTCCCTTGTCGGATAGGGTGCAAGGTTGGGGGATACAGATCGGTATCAGCTTGGTGGTCGGGGTAATGTTGCTTGCCTTGGTCAACGATCTGGGTCGTCTGTAA
- the lpxB gene encoding lipid-A-disaccharide synthase, with translation MANLRIALVAGEASGDILGAGLMRALKAQHPAVEFIGVGGPLMQAEGLASYFPMERLSVMGLVEVLGRLRELLARRKKLIATLIDERPDVFIGIDAPDFTLNIELKLRQAGIKTVHYVSPSVWAWRQKRVLKIREGCDLMLTLLPFEARFYEEKGVPVRFVGHTLADTIPLQADRDAARQTLGLPDGPLVALMPGSRGGEVSRLGGLFFDAAERLRAMRPGVRFVLPCASPQRRAQLEALLAGRDLPVTLLDGRSHLALAACDAVLIASGTATLEALLYKRPMVVAYRLAPLTFWILKRMVKSPYISLPNLLAQRLLVPELLQDEATADALARTLSPLIDGGQEQTRGFDDIHRTLRRDASNQAADAVLTLIGAKP, from the coding sequence ATGGCTAACTTGCGTATAGCACTGGTGGCGGGAGAGGCTTCCGGTGACATTCTGGGTGCCGGTCTGATGCGTGCGCTCAAGGCGCAGCACCCAGCAGTGGAGTTCATCGGTGTCGGTGGCCCCTTGATGCAGGCCGAAGGGCTGGCGTCATATTTCCCCATGGAACGCCTGTCGGTGATGGGGCTGGTTGAGGTGCTCGGACGTCTGCGCGAACTGCTGGCTCGCCGCAAGAAGCTGATCGCGACCCTGATCGACGAAAGACCGGATGTGTTCATCGGCATCGATGCGCCGGATTTCACTCTCAATATCGAACTCAAGTTGCGTCAGGCCGGTATCAAGACGGTGCACTACGTCAGCCCCTCGGTCTGGGCCTGGCGGCAGAAGCGCGTGTTGAAAATCCGCGAAGGCTGCGACCTGATGCTCACGCTGCTGCCGTTCGAAGCCCGATTCTACGAAGAGAAGGGCGTGCCGGTACGGTTTGTCGGCCATACCCTGGCCGATACCATTCCCCTGCAAGCGGATCGTGACGCGGCGCGTCAGACGTTGGGCCTGCCCGACGGCCCGCTGGTGGCCTTGATGCCCGGTAGCCGTGGCGGCGAGGTCAGTCGCCTGGGAGGCTTGTTCTTCGACGCCGCCGAGCGTCTGCGAGCGATGCGTCCCGGCGTGCGTTTTGTTCTGCCCTGTGCCAGCCCGCAGCGACGGGCTCAGCTTGAAGCGCTGCTGGCCGGGCGCGATCTGCCTGTCACATTGCTCGATGGCCGTTCTCATCTCGCACTGGCTGCGTGTGACGCCGTGTTGATTGCGTCCGGCACTGCTACCCTTGAGGCGTTGCTGTATAAACGCCCGATGGTGGTCGCCTATCGCTTGGCGCCGTTGACGTTCTGGATCCTCAAACGCATGGTCAAGAGCCCTTACATCTCCTTGCCCAATCTGTTGGCCCAGCGCTTGCTGGTGCCTGAATTGCTGCAGGACGAGGCAACCGCCGATGCGCTGGCCCGTACGCTGTCGCCCTTGATCGACGGTGGCCAGGAGCAGACCCGGGGCTTTGATGACATTCACCGTACCTTGCGCCGCGATGCCTCCAACCAGGCCGCCGACGCAGTATTGACCCTGATCGGCGCCAAACCATGA
- a CDS encoding OmpH family outer membrane protein, with protein sequence MRKLTQLVLLATLMVAGPAFADMKIAVLNYQMALLESDAAKKYAVDAEKKFGPQLTKLKSLESSAKGIQDRLVSGGDKMAQGERERLELEFKQKARDFQFQSKELNEAKAVADREMLKQLKPKLDRAVEEVIKKGGFDLVFERGAVIDVKPQYDITRQVIERMNQLK encoded by the coding sequence GTGCGTAAGTTGACTCAATTGGTTCTCCTGGCGACCTTGATGGTCGCAGGTCCGGCTTTTGCCGACATGAAGATTGCCGTACTGAACTATCAGATGGCCTTGCTGGAATCCGACGCGGCGAAGAAATACGCCGTGGATGCCGAGAAGAAGTTCGGCCCGCAGCTGACCAAGCTCAAGAGCCTGGAGAGCAGCGCCAAGGGTATCCAGGATCGTCTGGTCTCCGGTGGCGACAAAATGGCCCAGGGCGAGCGTGAGCGTCTGGAGCTTGAGTTCAAGCAAAAGGCCCGTGACTTCCAGTTCCAGTCCAAGGAGCTGAACGAAGCGAAAGCCGTTGCCGACCGCGAGATGCTCAAGCAGCTCAAGCCAAAGCTCGATCGGGCGGTGGAAGAAGTCATCAAGAAAGGTGGTTTTGACCTGGTGTTCGAGCGTGGTGCAGTGATTGACGTCAAACCCCAGTACGACATCACGCGCCAGGTTATCGAGCGCATGAATCAGCTGAAGTAA